One region of Lampris incognitus isolate fLamInc1 chromosome 4, fLamInc1.hap2, whole genome shotgun sequence genomic DNA includes:
- the LOC130111579 gene encoding platelet binding protein GspB-like — MSPRCKIQSCSIVNEEPRQKRSSSTASTASSTASTASSTASTASSTASTASTASSTASTASSTASTASTASSTASTASTASSTASTASSTASSTASTASSTASSTASTASSTASTASTASSTASTASSTASTASTASSTASSTASTASTASSTASTASSTASTASTASSTASTASTASSTASTASTASSTASTASSTASTASSTASTASTASTASAASTAGSTANTASSTASTASTASSTASRASSTASTASTASSTASTASTASSTGSSTGSSTGSSTGSSTASSTGSSTASSTGSSTGSSTGSSTGSSTASSTASSTASSTGSSTGSSTGSSTGSSTASSTGSSTGSSTGSSTASSTASSTGSSTGPDSR, encoded by the exons ATGTCGCCCAGATGTAAAATTCAGAGCTGCTCCATAGTCAACGAGGAGCCCAGGCAGAAAAGGAGCTCCAG TACAGCCAGTACAGCCAGTAGTACAGCCAGTACAGCCAGCAGTACAGCCAGTACAGCCAGTAGTACAGCCAGTACAGCCAGTACAGCCAGTAGTACAGCCAGTACAGCCAGTAGTACAGCCAGTACAGCCAGTACAGCCAGCAGTACAGCCAGTACAGCCAGTACAGCCAGTAGTACAGCCAGCACAGCCAGTAGTACAGCCAGTAGTACAGCCAGTACAGCCAGTAGTACAGCCAGTAGTACAGCCAGTACAGCCAGTAGTACAGCCAGTACAGCCAGTACAGCCAGTAGTACAGCCAGTACAGCCAGTAGTACAGCCAGTACAGCCAGTACAGCCAGTAGTACAGCCAGTAGTACAGCCAGTACAGCCAGTACAGCCAGTAGTACAGCCAGTACAGCCAGTAGTACAGCCAGTACAGCCAGTACAGCCAGCAGTACAGCCAGTACAGCCAGTACAGCCAGTAGTACAGCCAGTACAGCCAGTACAGCCAGCAGTACAGCCAGTACAGCCAGTAGTACAGCCAGTACAGCCAGTAGTACAGCCAGTACAGCCAGTACAGCCAGTACAGCCAGTGCAGCCAGTACAGCCGGCAGTACAGCCAATACAGCCAGTAGTACAGCCAGTACAGCCAGTACAGCCAGTAGTACAGCCAGTAGAGCCAGCAGTACAGCCAGTACAGCCAGTACAGCCAGTAGTACAGCCAGTACAGCCAGTACAGCCAGCAGTACAGGCAGCAGTACAGGCAGCAGTACAGGCAGTAGTACAGGCAGCAGTACAGCCAGCAGTACAGGCAGCAGTACAGCCAGCAGTACAGGCAGTAGTACAGGCAGCAGTACAGGCAGCAGTACAGGCAGCAGTACAGCCAGCAGTACAGCCAGTAGTACAGCCAGCAGTACAGGCAGCAGTACAGGCAGCAGTACAGGCAGCAGTACAGGCAGCAGTACAGCCAGCAGTACAGGCAGTAGTACAGGCAGTAGTACAGGCAGCAGTACAGCCAGCAGTACAGCCAGTAGTACAGGCAGCAGTACAGGCCCCGACAGCCGATAA